In Syntrophorhabdaceae bacterium, one DNA window encodes the following:
- a CDS encoding MFS transporter — protein sequence MNGYRWSIFGVLGAQYLIVYFHRVAPAVVARELTQAFSISGASLGLLASAYFYPYAAMQIPVGLITDSWGAKKTIVLFSLIASVGTVLFGLSPGFKIALLSRAVVGFGLSAIFVAVMCILAEWFRAEELARVSGVLMAVGGVGWFSATTPLALSTVRLGWRASMILVGIVSVVITSLIWFFVQERPSQARGPIYSGNRGCEPEVQARPVMRDLKIISRDTSFWAIAVWFVMRGGALFGFFGLWAGPYLVDVHRLSQGAAGGILSMIAFAMIFGSPLIGHLSDRTLRSRSKVLVGTSVLNCICWLTMLIFFERLSVPWLFLLFFLLGVTISSVGTLAVVTAKELFPSEIAGTSMGAINLFPFVGAVIFQPFMGYVLDKAGKVGGMYQVHAYKTLLWVLFITSLVALASIMQCRETFKRN from the coding sequence ATGAACGGTTATCGCTGGTCCATTTTCGGGGTGCTCGGGGCTCAGTACCTCATCGTCTATTTTCACAGGGTTGCTCCGGCTGTGGTGGCGCGGGAGCTCACCCAGGCGTTCTCGATCTCCGGGGCATCGCTAGGCCTTTTAGCTTCGGCATACTTCTATCCTTACGCTGCCATGCAGATCCCTGTGGGCCTTATCACCGATTCATGGGGGGCAAAGAAGACTATCGTACTTTTTAGCCTCATCGCCTCCGTTGGCACCGTGCTCTTCGGCTTATCCCCCGGTTTCAAGATTGCCCTTTTATCGAGGGCCGTGGTTGGGTTCGGACTCTCCGCCATATTTGTGGCCGTCATGTGTATCCTCGCCGAGTGGTTTCGCGCAGAAGAACTTGCCAGGGTATCGGGGGTGCTCATGGCAGTGGGCGGCGTCGGATGGTTCTCAGCCACAACCCCGCTCGCGCTCTCGACCGTAAGGCTCGGCTGGAGGGCTTCCATGATCCTCGTCGGCATCGTTTCTGTCGTCATTACGTCATTGATTTGGTTTTTTGTGCAAGAGAGGCCGTCGCAGGCAAGAGGCCCGATCTATTCGGGCAATCGGGGCTGCGAGCCGGAAGTACAGGCAAGACCCGTGATGCGGGATCTGAAGATCATTTCCAGAGACACCTCCTTCTGGGCGATAGCGGTTTGGTTTGTCATGAGGGGAGGGGCACTCTTTGGTTTTTTCGGTCTCTGGGCCGGGCCTTACCTCGTGGACGTGCACAGGCTCTCGCAGGGTGCGGCGGGAGGCATACTCTCTATGATCGCTTTCGCGATGATCTTTGGCAGTCCCCTCATCGGTCATCTTTCCGACAGGACGCTCCGAAGCAGAAGCAAGGTACTCGTTGGAACCTCGGTTCTCAACTGTATTTGCTGGCTAACGATGCTCATTTTCTTTGAAAGGTTGTCAGTACCGTGGCTGTTTCTGCTTTTTTTTCTCCTTGGGGTCACGATCAGTTCTGTCGGCACCTTAGCCGTTGTGACGGCGAAAGAACTGTTTCCTTCGGAGATTGCCGGGACTTCCATGGGCGCTATCAATCTTTTTCCCTTTGTGGGGGCCGTCATCTTCCAGCCGTTTATGGGTTACGTCCTTGATAAGGCGGGCAAAGTCGGCGGCATGTATCAGGTCCATGCGTATAAAACCTTGCTCTGGGTTCTCTTCATTACTTCTCTTGTCGCCCTTGCGAGTATCATGCAGTGCAGGGAGACATTCAAAAGAAATTGA